The Halalkalicoccus subterraneus genome contains the following window.
CGGCTCGACCGCTCACCGCGTCGCCCGCGGCGTCGCTAACGGATTTCATCAGCTCCGGGGCGGTCTGATTGACCTTGACGCCGGCGTCGTCGCAGGCGGCGTACACCCGCGAAGGGATGTCGTAGAGGTCGGTTCCGGCGGCGACGTCCACCCTGACTGGCGCGTTGAGCGCCTCGGCGAACGCGATCGTTTCGTGGGCCTTCTCGACGTTCGTTCGGGCACTGGCCTCGATGCTCGAGACGTTCGCGCGGGACGTGCCCAGCCGGGAGGCGATGGTTGCCTGCGGGACGTCGCGTTCACGGAGCGCGAGCACCTCCGCCTGGCGACGGGTGAGGACGCTCCTCTCGGGTTCGAAGCCGACCTGATCGAGCAGCGCGTCGATATCGTAGTCGTTCGGCTCACTCATGCCGGGTTACGCGCCCCAGAAATTGTCCCGACTACCCAGTCGTTCTCGGGTCGGCTTCGTCGTCCCCTCCTCGTCTTCCCCGTTACCTTCATTGCCTTCATCGTCGCTGCTCTCCTGTCCTTCTTCGTCCACAGCGT
Protein-coding sequences here:
- a CDS encoding Tfx family DNA-binding protein encodes the protein MSEPNDYDIDALLDQVGFEPERSVLTRRQAEVLALRERDVPQATIASRLGTSRANVSSIEASARTNVEKAHETIAFAEALNAPVRVDVAAGTDLYDIPSRVYAACDDAGVKVNQTAPELMKSVSDAAGDAVSGRAVKRDLLVGVTNDGTVRVRRQELD